The sequence CTGAGGGGAGGTTTTCGTAATTTGTCCCATGGGGGTGGTAGGGGAATACTGGCCTTTGGTCAGCGCATAAATCTGATTGTTGAATAGCAATAAATTTACATCCAGGTTTCTCCTGATCATGTGTATCAGGTGATTACCGCCTATAGCCATGGCATCGCCATCACCGGTGGCAAGCCATACGCTCAGATGAGGATTGGCAATTTTTACCCCGGTGGCTATTGCTGTGGCACGGCCATGAATGCCATGGATGCCGTAAGTGTTGAGGTAATATGGAAGTCTTGCTGCACATCCGATTCCAGATACCATCATGAAGTTCTCTTTTCTGTATCCTATCTTGGGAAATACCTTTTCCAGAGAAGCCAGGATGGCATGGGAACCGCAGCCGGGGCACCATTTTACCATCTGGTCGCTCATGAAATCTTCTTTGGTGAGTTCTACGCTCGAACGTTCTATAGTTTGATTTTGAAACATTTTATTTTTCCTCCAGTATTTTAGTGAATTCACTTACCAGTTCTGACACGGTAAAAGGTAATCCTTGAATTTTATTATATTGCAGATATTGATATTGTGGATGAAGTGCCCTGAGGTAACCGGCAAATTGCCCTGAATTTAATTCACAGACCACAATTTTCCTGAACTTTGAAAATACCTCCGGAGTGTTTTTGGGCAGAGGCATGATATATTCAAAATTTGTGTGGCTTATTTTAAGCCCTTTCTTTTGAAGTTCCAATACAGCTGATAGAACAGCTCCTTTTGTGCTGCCCCAGCTTACAACCAGCAAATCGCCTTCATCCGGGCCGCTTATTTCCTGCAAAGGAAGACTGTCAGCTATCTTGGCTATTTTTGCAGCCCTGAAATCCACCATTTTTTGATGATTTTGTGGATCGGTGGATACATTTCCGTAAATGTCTTCTTTTTCAAGGCCACCAACGCGGTGGCGCAGGCCTTCCATACCGGGTAAAGCCCATTGCCTTACAAAAGTCTTTTCATCCCTTCTGTAAGGTTTGTATTCCGGGTCATTGGGCTGGGCAAGGGGAGGAGTAATGGCGGGCATATCTGCCATTTTCGGTATTTTGAACAATTCGGAGCCGTTGGCCAGGAAACCGTCCATCAGTATGATAACCGGAGTCATGTGCTCCATGGCCACTTTGGCGGCCTGATAAGTGGCGTAAAAACATTGTGCCGAAGAGGAAGCCGCCATAACCATCAACGGGCATTCTCCATTTCTCCCGTATAATGCCTGCAGTAAATCGGATTGTTCGGATTTTGTTGGTAATCCTGTTGAAGGCCCTCCGCGCTGTACATCAACAACCACCAGCGGCAGCTCGGTCATGACCGCCAGTCCAAGGGCTTCGCTTTTCAGCGAAAATCCCGGGCCTGATGTGGAAGTTACAGCCAGTGATCCGGCATAGCTGGCCCCGATGGCCGAACAAACACCGGCTATTTCATCTTCCGCCTGGAAAACTTTTACGCCCAGCGATTTGTGTTTGGCCAGTTCGATAATGATGTCCGTGGCAGGGGTGATGGGGTAAGAGCCTAAAAACAATGGCCTTCCCGATTTTTCTGAAGCTGCAATCAATCCCCAGGCAGCTGCCATATCTCCGGTGACATTTCTGTATCTCCCCTTTTCCATCTCTGCGGGAGGTATTTCATAAGTGGTGGGGAATAATTTGGAATCCTGGGCATATTTATAGCCGGCTTCCAGGACTTTTTTATTTAATTCGGCAATTTCCGGTTTCTTGCTGAATTTTTTGTCTAAGGTATTATAGAGAATATCGAGTTTACTGTTAAACAGGAAACTGATTATCCCCAGGGCGTACATATTCTTGCTTTTTTCTGCAACCTTATTTTCAAAATTAAGCTTTTTCCCTGTTTCCAAGGCATGCGAGGACATGGGAACCTTAATCAGGCTGTAATTTTTTAAACTTCCATCTTCCAAGGGATTGGATTGATAATTGCAACTTCCCAAAGCTTTTTCGTCGAAAGTGTCTGAATCAACTATCAGTGTGCCTCCTTTTTTTGCCCATTTCAGATTGGCTTTAAGGGAGGCAGGATTCATCGCTACCAGGATATCGCATAAATCACCGGTGGTCCTTAATTTATACCTTCCTATGTGTGCTTGAAATCCCGATACTCCTGCAATGGTGTTATGTGGAGCCCTTATTTCGGCCGGATAGTCCGGAAAAGTTGAAATATCATTTCCCGATAATGCTGCTGATTCCGAAAAAATAGTACCTGTAAGCTGCATCCCATCTCCGGAATCCCCTACAAACTTGACAACTGCCTCTTCGATCACTTTCTTTTTTGAATTTTCCATAATGATATGGTTTTACATTTTTTTACAAATCATCA comes from Bacteroidota bacterium and encodes:
- a CDS encoding thiamine pyrophosphate-dependent enzyme; amino-acid sequence: MFQNQTIERSSVELTKEDFMSDQMVKWCPGCGSHAILASLEKVFPKIGYRKENFMMVSGIGCAARLPYYLNTYGIHGIHGRATAIATGVKIANPHLSVWLATGDGDAMAIGGNHLIHMIRRNLDVNLLLFNNQIYALTKGQYSPTTPMGQITKTSPQ
- a CDS encoding 2-oxoacid:acceptor oxidoreductase subunit alpha yields the protein MENSKKKVIEEAVVKFVGDSGDGMQLTGTIFSESAALSGNDISTFPDYPAEIRAPHNTIAGVSGFQAHIGRYKLRTTGDLCDILVAMNPASLKANLKWAKKGGTLIVDSDTFDEKALGSCNYQSNPLEDGSLKNYSLIKVPMSSHALETGKKLNFENKVAEKSKNMYALGIISFLFNSKLDILYNTLDKKFSKKPEIAELNKKVLEAGYKYAQDSKLFPTTYEIPPAEMEKGRYRNVTGDMAAAWGLIAASEKSGRPLFLGSYPITPATDIIIELAKHKSLGVKVFQAEDEIAGVCSAIGASYAGSLAVTSTSGPGFSLKSEALGLAVMTELPLVVVDVQRGGPSTGLPTKSEQSDLLQALYGRNGECPLMVMAASSSAQCFYATYQAAKVAMEHMTPVIILMDGFLANGSELFKIPKMADMPAITPPLAQPNDPEYKPYRRDEKTFVRQWALPGMEGLRHRVGGLEKEDIYGNVSTDPQNHQKMVDFRAAKIAKIADSLPLQEISGPDEGDLLVVSWGSTKGAVLSAVLELQKKGLKISHTNFEYIMPLPKNTPEVFSKFRKIVVCELNSGQFAGYLRALHPQYQYLQYNKIQGLPFTVSELVSEFTKILEEK